The following coding sequences are from one Coffea eugenioides isolate CCC68of unplaced genomic scaffold, Ceug_1.0 ScVebR1_1129;HRSCAF=1932, whole genome shotgun sequence window:
- the LOC113754946 gene encoding uncharacterized protein LOC113754946 translates to MGVCVTKMEAYDHLKVVGFIKGYNNWIAHGELSNYNEATSNSENTSIGVSNGTNDMQDLVHDVFGIPHGTNELNTEGDIPVSEAEKFYKLIDDSQQDLYSGCKNFSKLSFIIRLLHLKCLGKMSNKIFNMLVELLREAFPEAMTNLPSSYYEAEKLMNTLGLGYEKIDACPNDCSLYWGSAEKRTSCETCNELRWVASENDPTGEKRKIPQKLLWHFPLKPRLQRLFMSSKIASQMRWHEEKRTKDGCMRHPADSPAWQTFDHLHPEFAKDCRNVRLGLASDGFNPFNNMSSTHSTWPVVLIPYNLPPWMCMKQPYFMLSLLIPGPSSPGNNIDVYLQPLVKELTELWDFGIQTYDASQKENFQLHAALLWTISDFPGYAMLSGWSTKDSKHKFRKQAQFFDGTEEHGKRPPLQTGDMIVSELGDLQIKFGKLVKGNPKLPFNWKKRSIFFDLPYWKDNVLRHNLDFMHIEKNVCENIWGTLLDIEDKAKDHYNSRRDLREMGIRKELHPIETEPGKVYLPPSSFAMDKKQKTMFCNVLKK, encoded by the exons ATGGGTGTTTGTGTGACAAAAATGGAAGCATATGATCATTTGAAAGTGGTAGGATTTATCAAGGGTTATAATAATTGGATAGCACATGGAGAACTTTCAAACTACAATGAAGCCACATCTAATTCTGAAAATACATCAATTGGGGTTTCAAATGGGACTAATGACATGCAAGACTTGGTCCATGATGTATTTGGGATACCACATGGAACAAATGAATTGAATACAGAAGGGGACATTCCTGTTTCAGAGGctgaaaaattttacaaattgatTGATGATTCTCAACAGGATTTGTACAGTGGTTGCAAAAATTTCTCGAAATTGTCTTTCATTATTCGTTTGCTTCACCTAAAATGCCTGGGTAAGATGAGTAACAAGATTTTTAATATGCTTGTTGAGCTGTTGAGAGAAGCATTTCCAGAGGCCATGACTAATTTGCCGTCTTCTTACTATGAGGCTGAGAAATTGATGAATACATTGGGGTTGGGTTATGAAAAGATCGATGCATGTCCTAATGATTGTTCTCTTTATTGGGGTAGTGCTGAGAAAAGGACTTCATGCGAAACATGTAACGAGCTTAGGTGGGTTGCTTCAGAAAATGATCCAACtggggaaaaaaggaaaattcctcaaaaattgTTGTGGCATTTTCCCTTAAAACCTAGATTACAAAGActatttatgtcttctaaaattgcatctcaaatGAGATGGCATGAGGAAAAACGTACAAAAGATGGTTGTATGAGACATCCAGCTGATTCTCCAGCTTGGCAAACTTTTGACCATCTACATCCAGAATTTGCTAAGGATTGTCGAAATGTTAGATTGGGGTTGGCATCTGACGGGTTTAATCCATTCAACAACATGAGTTCTACACACAGTACTTGGCCTGTAGTTTTAATACCATATAACTTACCTCCGTGGATGTGTATGAAGCAACCGTACTTCATGTTGTCCTTGTTAATACCCGGACCATCCTCTCCTGGGAATAATATTGATGTTTATCTACAGCCTCTAGTTAAAGAATTGACCGAATTGTGGGATTTTGGCATTCAAACTTATGATGcatcccaaaaagaaaattttcaattgcatgCAGCTCTGTTGTGGACCATTAGTGATTTCCCTGGATATGCAATGTTATCTGGCTGGAGCACTAAAG ATAGTAAGCATAAATTTAGAAAGCAAGCCCAATTCTTTGATGGCACCGAAGAACATGGAAAGCGACCACCATTGCAAACCGGGGATATGATTGTGAGTGAATTGGGAGACTtgcaaattaaatttggaaaacttGTGAAAGGTAATCCGAAGCTGCCTTTCAATTGGAAAAAGAGGAGTATTTTCTTTGACTTGCCATATTGGAAAGATAATGTCTTAAGACACAATCTTGACTTCATGCACATTGAGAAGAATGTTTGTGAAAATATTTGGGGGACATTGCTGGATATTGAGGATAAAGCAAAGGACCATTATAATTCCCGCCGTGATTTGAGAGAAATGGGAATAAGAAAAGAGCTGCATCCCATTGAGACAGAACCTGGAAAGGTGTACTTACCTCCATCTTCCTTTGCAATGgataaaaaacagaaaactatGTTTTGCAATGTGCTAAAAAAGTGA